The Pseudomonas sp. Marseille-Q3773 DNA window CCCGCTGATCGGGGCGATCTTCTGGAAGCGCGCCACCACCGCCGGGGCCATCGCCAGCATGTCGCTGGGCTTTGCCACTGCACTGCTGTTCATGTTCCTGGACGGCCTGGAGGCCAACACACCGATCTACTACAGCCTGGTGGTTGGCCTGGTGAGCTTTGTGCTGGTAAGCCTGATGTCGCGCAAACCGATGGCGGCGGTGAAGCTGGCCTGATCGACCGCCTGTACCGGCCCTGGCGCCGGTACAGGCGATAACCAGGGCCCAGATACAACAAGGCCGCTGCACCCGCACAGGTGCAGCGGCCTTTGTCTTTATCAGCGACGACGCGGTTGGCGCTTGCGCTGCTCTTCATCAGTCGGAATCGGTACCGGCTGCAAGGGTGGTGGAATCAGCCCCAAGGCGACAGCCAGGTCATGGAGCCAGTTGGACAGTGGTTTATTCATAATGCCCCCTTGACGGGTCCGCCTCACGGCAATTCAGTCCTGCGATGTTTCATACAGATCATAGTCCCATGTTCTGTATAACGCATGCCTCTGTACCTAGAGATACGGGCCATTTTGACGCGGATCAAGCCGTAACGGCGCATTCCGACGACTGGTTAATCGTTTCGCTTTGTTGCAGGTCGATCCACGCCTGCAAATTCGCCCCGCGCATGCCCTGGCGCCACATCAACCAGGTGACCGCCTGATCGAACGGCGCCAGCAGCCGGTGCACCCGCACCCGGTCACGCCCGGGCAGGCTATCGAGCATCGACTGGGCCATCATCGCCACCCCTGCCCCGGCGATCACGCAGGCCAGCATGCTTTGGTACGACTCGATCTCCATCACCCGGCCCATCGGCGTGTGGGCATGGGCATACCAGGCCTCCAGGCGCATGCGGTACGAACAGCCCTGGCGGAAGGTGAACACCGCCTTGCCCGCCACGTCCCGGGCCGTGTGCACCGGCGGGTGCTCGGGGCTGGTGATCAGTACCAGTTGCTCGTCGCACAACGGCACCCCATCCAGCCCGGCCAGGCTTGGAGGGCCATCCACCAGCGCGGCGTCCAGGCTGTGGTTGAGCAGGCCCTCCAGCAACTCGCCGCTGGGCGCTGCGCGCACCTGCAGGTTCACCGCCGGATACGCCTGGTGATAACGCGCCAGCAAGCCCGGCAGGTGCGTCGCCGCCGTGCTGTACATGGTCCCCAGCACAAAATCCCCGGCTGGCTGGCCGCCGCGCACCGCAGCCTGGGCTTCGTCGCGCAAGGCGGACAGGCGCTGGGCATAGTCCAGCAGCACCTTGCCCGCCGGCGACAGCTGCAGGCGCTGGCGTTCACGCAGGAACAGCTCGACGCCCAGGTGTTCCTCAAGCTGGCGCAAGCGCGTCGACAGGTTCGACGGCACGCGATGCAGGCGCTCTGCGGCACGGGTGAGCGAGCCCTCCTCGGCCACGGCCTGGAAGATACGCAGCTGGCTGAATTCCACGGCATTCTCCAAAACAGAACAACTTGATCATCATTATTCAATTTTATTGAAAAGAAAACCGCCCTAACCTGCCGGTCATCGCTTACACCGTGCAGGAGACCTGTAATGTCGCCATTCATTCAACTGCTGGCCAGCGCCGTGGCGCTGATGATGGCCATGGGCATTGGCCGTTTCGCCCTGCCCCCGCAGCTGCCGCAGCTGATCGCCGAGGGTCAGTTCGACCTGACGGCGGCCGGGCTGGTGGCGGCGGCCAACTACCTGGGCTACTTCCTCGGCGCGCTCGACGCGATGTTCGCCCGCTCGCCTGGCCAGGTGCGCCTGCGCCTGCAGGGTGGGCTGTGGCTGTGCGTGGTACTGACCCTGGCCTCGTGGGCTGCCGACGGCTTCTGGGCTCATGTGCTGCTGCGCTTCGGTACTGGCCTGGCCAGCGCCTGGGTGCTGGTAATGATCACCAGCCTCAGCCAGCAACTGGCCAATGCCCACAACCGCCAGCGCCTGGGTGCGCTGGTATTCGCCGGGCCTGGCCTGGGCATCGTGCTGACCGGCTTGCTGGCACTGCTGGCACATCAGCTGGGGTTGGGCTCGGCAGCGCTTTGGTTGATCTATGCCGTGGCGGCGCTGCTGATGCTGCTGGCGGTCAGGCCCTGGCTACCCCAGGCACTGCAGGCAGCGCCCGCACCGTCTGCGCACCAGGGCCCGTCGCGCCATGCCGGTATCAGGCGCCTGGGGCTTGTGTATGCGCTGTATGGCGTGGGTTACATCCTGCCGGCCACCTTCCTGTCGCAGATGGCCAGCCAGCAATTTCACGGGCAGTGGCTGGCCGACCTGTTCTGGCCGGCGTTCGGCCTGGCAGCGTCGCTGGGTGTGCTGCTGGTGAGCCTGCGCCGCAGCGGGCGCACTTCG harbors:
- a CDS encoding PA1414 family protein; this translates as MNKPLSNWLHDLAVALGLIPPPLQPVPIPTDEEQRKRQPRRR
- a CDS encoding LysR family transcriptional regulator, which gives rise to MEFSQLRIFQAVAEEGSLTRAAERLHRVPSNLSTRLRQLEEHLGVELFLRERQRLQLSPAGKVLLDYAQRLSALRDEAQAAVRGGQPAGDFVLGTMYSTAATHLPGLLARYHQAYPAVNLQVRAAPSGELLEGLLNHSLDAALVDGPPSLAGLDGVPLCDEQLVLITSPEHPPVHTARDVAGKAVFTFRQGCSYRMRLEAWYAHAHTPMGRVMEIESYQSMLACVIAGAGVAMMAQSMLDSLPGRDRVRVHRLLAPFDQAVTWLMWRQGMRGANLQAWIDLQQSETINQSSECAVTA
- a CDS encoding MFS transporter produces the protein MSPFIQLLASAVALMMAMGIGRFALPPQLPQLIAEGQFDLTAAGLVAAANYLGYFLGALDAMFARSPGQVRLRLQGGLWLCVVLTLASWAADGFWAHVLLRFGTGLASAWVLVMITSLSQQLANAHNRQRLGALVFAGPGLGIVLTGLLALLAHQLGLGSAALWLIYAVAALLMLLAVRPWLPQALQAAPAPSAHQGPSRHAGIRRLGLVYALYGVGYILPATFLSQMASQQFHGQWLADLFWPAFGLAASLGVLLVSLRRSGRTSTWLTATLWLQGLGVLACLLGGGVGLALGVVLCGAPFLACMQLVMQRSRELAPHATQRNAGLLTACFALGQLSGPLLAALSSHYSSGLQPALMLAAGGLAVAGGLVLFASSAQQGSGCHAEAAS